A window from Brachyhypopomus gauderio isolate BG-103 chromosome 6, BGAUD_0.2, whole genome shotgun sequence encodes these proteins:
- the notch3 gene encoding neurogenic locus notch homolog protein 3 — translation MGDYSIWIFLSILFFVHNSEGLRCVDTYRPCEHGGMCIDSRCMCRPGYIGPLCQHLDPCHRSPCLNGAACKSQVANGVPQSTCVCQRGFRGQDCSLIDACATSPCANGARCTNWNNHYNCSCPPGFQGKNCRNDVDECRRPGKCLNGGTCVNTAGSFRCECLAGYGGRTCEVPTLPCAPSQCLNGGTCHQTGEHTYDCACLPGFSGVNCEVNVDDCPGHKCMNGGTCVDGVNTYNCQCPPEWTGQYCAEDVNECLMQPNACHNGGTCFNTIGGHTCVCVNGWTGDDCSENIDDCATAVCFNGASCHDRVASFFCECPVGKTGLLCHLDDACVSNPCNEGAVCDTNPLNGRAICTCPAGFIGGACNQDMDECSIGANPCEHFGKCVNTEGSFQCQCGRGYTGPRCEIDINECLSMPCQNDATCLDRIGEFTCICMPGYMGTHCEVDIDECESNPCVNDGICRDLVNAFTCTCQPGFTGSMCQIDIDECASTPCQNGAKCIDRPNGYECRCAEGFEGRLCESNINNCQPDPCHHGTCVDGIASYTCNCVPGYTGYRCENQLNECHSNPCQNGGKCVDMVNRYICQCQHGTSGTNCEINFDDCASNPCDYGICRDGINRYDCVCKPGFTGPQCNVELDECLSSPCRNGGTCVDEENGFRCLCPAGFHEPYCYSHIDECGSSPCVHGSCREDPNGYRCDCEPGWMGKNCDVDRNDCLPSPCQNAGTCIDQLNGFTCKCRQGFQGNLCQVNINECASSPCLNKGTCMDGVASFTCLCEPPYNGPTCAEVLTPCSPNPCANHALCTHTPDYLDYHCNCQPGWQGQLCNIDVNECTSNPCKNRGTCTNTHGGYVCSCRSGYTGPNCETDINDCMPNPCLSGGSCTDGINTFHCTCLPGFTGPRCAVEVNECQSAPCRNGGTCTDYVNSYTCTCRPGFTGLNCESNIADCTESSCFNGGTCVDKINGFTCTCRAGFTGDHCQYEVNECDSQPCLNGGVCQEGPKTFRCSCPRGYTGERCQVLVDWCRRPNQCQNGGRCRTKDGSFTCDCVGGWSGRYCDIPGVSCEVAARQRGLQTDELCHYGGHCVNTGNTHYCKCPPDYTGSYCESQVDHCEDNPCLNGATCRGYVGGYTCDCLQGYVGQNCERDVNECRSHPCQNGGTCIDLVGHYICSCPPGTLGVLCEINEDDCAMPSRPRGSPKCQNNGTCVDRVGGYRCNCPPGFTGERCEGDINECNSNPCSSANSLDCIQLPNDYQCVCKPGFTGRGCQNRFSVCESQPCKNGGACSVSSISSLGYICTCQLGYVGTNCDRSMSCRELSCYNGGSCMVTSRGARCACPHGFAGPQCQHRSNESCSSRPCRNGGVCTEEPFFPFFSCQCVPAWRGKRCEQEGGFLGIPAPPPICPLAECSGKAGDGVCDKECNAYACGWDGGDCSLAVNPWARCEDPRCWRVFNNSQCDDSCNNAECLYDNFDCRTKERVCNPIYETYCVDHYGDGLCDQGCNNEECGWDGLDCARTEPEVLADGVLVVVVLLPPEELLRTGTTFLQKLSTILRTSLRFRRDQNGDAMVLPYTRREARLKRELQPQQEVIGSIVYLEIDNRLCSQGLNGCFPTADSAADYLGALSAREMLHFPYPLKEVRSEKLKDVEPPVIDWAKLLLVGVAGLFLLIILVVGMLIARRKREHSTLWFPEGFFLKKETSSNKNRREPVGQDALGMKHMPKTVEESLLGDHSDQWIDTDCPEAKRLKMEEPSILSDGEDAVDSRQWTQHHLAAADIRMTPSMALTPPQGEFDSDGMDVNVRGPDGFTPLMLASFCGGGLEPEVAEDDDSEESSANIISDLIYQGASLGAQTDRTGETALHLAARYARADAAKRLLDAGADANAQDNTGRTPLHAAVAADAQGVFQILIRTRATDLDARMHDGSTALILAARLAVEGMVEELITCHADVNAVDELGKSALHWAAAVNNVEATIALLKNGANKDMQDLKEETPLFLAAREGSCEAVKVLLAHFANREITDHMDRLPRDIAQERMHHDIVQLLDEYNTARSPPNHAHAAHHLTASHALSPLMCPPGSFLPALKTTPQGKKSRRPAAKGLGGPHAASLKDSVKARSKKLTLDMQSALLESSVTLSPVDSLDSPRGGGGGAGGGASNAGYVTNPASPAAMSSPGLFHSSMSVPSTPMVHGGLLDGTGPFAVSLAGLNELTDGGLPMQGRISMAGAGGVGQSSHGYVLSANQMGLGMGLVSPVSVPFDWHRLPPTSQCGPVVGMVHPVSSQAGMLLHQQQVFRSAPMLQPTPISGAPPTLSPVKLPSIAEQQNQQLHGHALVGMGSPTPSTPQPQPPPPFYQQGNPQTQQGNPQPQQGNPQPQQPPQTPTTPQVSQSLPSQASQAPPAQASGSGSTGLEDYPTPPSQHSYSTTPKHYLRLPSEHPYLTPSPESPEPWSSPSPHCVSDWSDSTPSPAVSAPAQTQIPHVPESNGKMQVFA, via the exons GTGCCGGCCCGGCTACATCGGACCACTGTGTCAGCACCTGGACCCCTGCCACCGATCGCCGTGTCTCAACGGAGCAGCCTGCAAGAGTCAAGTGGCCAACGGCGTCCCACaatccacctgtgtgtgtcagagaggatTCAGAG gtcaAGACTGCTCCCTTATCGATGCCTGTGCCACAAGTCCGTGTGCCAATGGTGCCCGCTGTACCAACTGGAACAACCACTACAACTGCTCGTGCCCGCCGGGCTTTCAGGGCAAGAACTGTCGCAACGACGTGGACGAGTGCCGGCGGCCGGGGAAGTGTCTGAACGGCGGCACCTGCGTCAACACGGCCGGCTCCTTCCGCTGCGAATGCCTGGCCGGCTACGGCGGGCGCACGTGCGAGGTGCCCACGTTGCCCTGTGCCCCGTCCCAGTGCCTCAACGGGGGCACGTGCCACCAGACGGGAGAGCACACGTACGACTGTGCCTGTCTGCCAG GCTTCAGCGGGGTCAACTGTGAGGTGAACGTGGATGACTGCCCTGGCCATAAATGCATGAACGGCGGGACCTGCGTAGATGGGGTCAACACGTACAACTGCCAGTGTCCACCGGAGTGGACAG gtcAGTACTGCGCGGAGGATGTGAACGAGTGTCTCATGCAGCCCAACGCCTGCCACAACGGGGGCACCTGCTTCAACACCATCGGcgggcacacgtgtgtgtgcgtgaacgGCTGGACGGGCGACGACTGCAGCGAGAACATCGACGACTGTGCCACCGCCGTCTGCTTCAACGGCGCCAGTTGCCATGACCGCGTCGCCTCCTTCTTCTGCGAGTGTCCTGTGGGCAAAACCG GTCTGCTGTGTCACCTGGACGACGCGTGCGTCAGCAACCCCTGCAATGAGGGCGCGGTGTGCGACACCAACCCGCTGAACGGCCGCGCCATCTGTACGTGTCCGGCCGGCTTCATCGGCGGAGCCTGCAACCAGGACATGGACGAGTGTTCTATCG GTGCTAACCCGTGCGAGCACTTTGGCAAGTGTGTGAACACGGAGGGCTCGTTCCAGTGCCAGTGTGGCCGTGGCTACACCGGCCCGCGCTGCGAGATCGACATCAACGAGTGCCTGTCCATGCCGTGCCAGAACGACGCCACCTGTCTGGACCGCATCGGCGAGTTCACCTGCATCTGCATGCCAG GCTACATGGGCACACACTGCGAGGTGGACATTGACGAGTGTGAGAGTAACCCCTGCGTTAACGACGGCATCTGCAGGGACCTGGTCAACGCCTTCACCTGCACCTGCCAGCCAG GCTTCACAGGCAGCATGTGCCAGATCGACATTGATGAGTGCGCCAGCACGCCCTGCCAGAACGGAGCCAAGTGCATCGATCGGCCCAACGGCTACGAATGTCGATGTGCTGAAG gtTTCGAGGGCCGTCTCTGCGAGAGCAACATCAACAACTGCCAGCCTGACCCGTGCCACCACGGCACCTGCGTGGACGGCATCGCCAGCTACACCTGTAACTGTGTGCCAGGCTACACCGGCTACCGCTGTGAGAACCAGTTGAACGAGTGCCATAGCAACCCCTGCCAGAATGGCGGCAAGTGTGTCGACATGGTCAACAGATACATCTGTCAGTGTCAGCACGGAACCTCAG GTACCAACTGTGAGATAAATTTTGACGACTGTGCCAGCAACCCGTGTGACTACGGCATCTGCAGGGACGGCATCAACCGGTACGACTGCGTGTGCAAGCCCGGCTTCACCG gacccCAGTGTAACGTGGAGTTGGACGAGTGCCTCTCGAGTCCGTGCCGAAACGGCGGCACGTGTGTGGACGAGGAGAACGGCTTCCGCTGCCTGTGTCCCGCCGGCTTCCACGAGCCCTACTGCTACTCCCACATAGACGAGTGTGGAAGCAGCCCCTGTGTGCACGGCTCCTGCAGGGAGGACCCCAACGG GTACCGCTGTGACTGCGAGCCGGGCTGGATGGGGAAAAACTGCGACGTAGACCGCAACGACTGCCTACCGAGCCCGTGCCAGAACGCCGGCACCTGCATCGACCAGCTCAACGGGTTCACCTGCAAGTGTCGACAAGGCTTCCAAG GTAACCTGTGTCAGGTGAACATCAACGAGTGTGCGTCCAGCCCCTGCCTGAACAAGGGCACCTGCATGGACGGAGTGGCCAGCTTCACCTGCCTGTGTGAGCCGCCCTACAACGGGCCTACGTGCGCGGAGGTGCTGACCCCCTGCTCGCCCAACCCCTGTGCCAACCACGCCCTCTGCACCCACACGCCCGACTACCTGGACTACCACTGCAACTGCCAGCCAGGATGGCAGG GTCAGCTGTGTAACATCGACGTGAACGAGTGCACGTCCAACCCGTGCAAAAACCGCGGCACCTGCACCAACACGCATGGCGGCTACGTGTGCTCCTGTCGCAGCGGGTACACGGGACCCAACTGCGAGACCGACATCAACGACTGCATGCCAA ACCCGTGCCTGAGCGGAGGGTCCTGCACAGACGGCATCAACACGTTCCACTGCACCTGCCTGCCTGGCTTCACCGGCCCACGATGCGCGGTTGAGGTGAACGAGTGCcagagcgccccctgcaggaacGGAGGCACCTGCACCGATTATGTGAACAGCTACACCTGCACCTGCCGGCCGGGCTTCACAGGCCTGAACTGTGAGAGCAACATAGCAGACTGcacagagag ctCTTGCTTCAACGGCGGCACCTGTGTGGACAAGATCAACGGCTTCACGTGCACGTGCCGCGCGGGCTTTACGGGCGACCACTGCCAGTACGAGGTGAACGAGTGCGACTCGCAACCCTGCCTCAACGGGGGCGTGTGCCAGGAAGGCCCGAAGACGTTCCGCTGCTCCTGCCCCAGGGGTTACACGGGGGAGCGCTGTCAG GTACTGGTTGACTGGTGCCGGCGGCCCAACCAATGCCAGAACGGCGGCCGGTGCAGGACCAAGGATGGCTCGTTCACCTGCGACTGTGTGGGCGGCTGGTCCGGACGCTACTGCGACATCCCTGGGGTCTCCTGTGAGGTGGCCGCCAGacagaggg GCCTGCAGACGGATGAGCTCTGTCATTACGGTGGCCACTGCGTGAACACGGgcaacacacactactgcaaaTGTCCGCCTGATTACACGGGCAGCTATTGCGAGAGCCAGGTGGATCACTGCGAGGACAATCCCTGCCTCAACGGCGCCACCTGCAGAGGCTACGTGGGAGGATACACGTGTGAC TGTCTGCAAGGGTACGTGGGCCAGAACTGTGAGCGTGACGTCAACGAGTGTCGCTCGCACCCCTGTCAGAACGGAGGCACCTGCATCGACCTGGTGGGCCACTACATCTGCTCCTGTCCTCCCGGCACACTGG GGGTCCTGTGCGAGATAAACGAGGACGACTGTGCGATGCCGTCCAGACCGCGTGGCTCGCCCAAGTGTCAGAACAACGGCACCTGCGTGGACCGGGTGGGCGGCTACCGGTGCAACTGCCCGCCCGGGTTCACGGGCGAACGGTGCGAGGGCGACATCAACGAGTGCAACTCCAACCCCTGCAGCTCGGCCAACAGCCTCGACTGCATCCAGCTGCCCAACGACTACCAGTGCGTCTGCAAGCCCGGCTTCACAG gtcggGGCTGCCAGAAcaggttcagtgtgtgtgagtcgcAGCCGTGTAAGAATGGGGGCGCATGCTCTGTGTCCAGTATCTCCTCGCTGGGCTACATCTGCACCTGCCAACTG ggctACGTGGGGACGAACTGTGACCGCAGCATGTCCTGCCGTGAGCTGTCCTGCTATAACGGCGGGAGCTGCATGGTCACGTCCCGCGGGGCTCGTTGCGCCTGCCCGCACGGCTTCGCGGGACCGCAGTGCCAACACCGCAGCAACGAGAGCTGCTCGTCGCGGCCGTGCCGAAACGGCGGCGTGTGCACCGAGGAGcccttcttccccttcttcagCTGCCAGTGCGTGCCGGCTTGGCGGGGCAAGCGCTGCGAACAAGAGGGCGGCTTCCTGGGAAtcccggctccgccccccatcTGCCCGTTGGCCGAGTGCAGCGGCAAGGCCGGCGACGGCGTGTGCGACAAAGAGTGCAACGCCTACGCGTGCGGCTGGGACGGCGGCGACTGCTCGCTGGCCGTCAACCCGTGGGCTCGCTGCGAAGACCCCCGCTGCTGGCGAGTCTTCAACAACAGCCAGTGCGACGACTCGTGCAACAACGCCGAGTGCCTGTATGACAACTTCGACTGCCGCACCAAGGAGAGGGTCTGCAA TCCGATCTACGAGACGTACTGCGTGGACCACTACGGAGACGGCCTCTGCGACCAGGGCTGCAACAACGAGGAGTGTGGCTGGGACGGGCTGGACTGCGCCAGGACCGAGCCCGAGGTCCTGGCGGACGgcgtgctggtggtggtggtgctgctgCCCCCGGAAGAGCTGCTGCGCACGGGCACCACCTTCCTGCAGAAACTGAGCACCATCCTCCGAACATCGCTGCGCTTCCGCCGTGACCAGAACGGTGACGCCATGGTGCTGCCCTACACCCGCCGTGAGGCCAGGCTCAAGAGGGAGCTGCAGCCCCAGCAGGAGGTCATCGG GTCGATCGTCTACTTGGAGATCGACAACCGCTTGTGCTCTCAGGGTTTGAACGGCTGCTTCCCCACGGCGGACAGCGCGGCCGACTACCTGGGCGCCCTCTCCGCCCGCGAGATGCTACACTTCCCCTACCCGCTGAAGGAAGTGCGCA GTGAGAAGCTGAAAGACGTGGAACCTCCGGTGATCGATTGGGCCAAGCTGCTcctggtgggcgtggccgggCTGTTCCTGCTGATCATCCTGGTGGTGGGCATGCTGATCGCCCGGCGCAAGCGTGAGCACAGCACGCTCTGGTTCCCCGAGGGCTTCTTCCTGAAGAAGGAAACCAGCAGCAACAAGAACCGACGGGAACCCGTGGGCCAGGACGCACTGGGCATGAA ACACATGCCCAAGACGGTTGAGGAGTCCTTACTAGGAGACCACAGTGACCAGTGGATAGACACAGACTGCCCCGAAGCCAAGAGACTGAAG ATGGAGGAGCCCAGTATTCTGTCGGATGGAGAGGACGCCGTGGACAGCAGGCAGTGGACACAACACCACCTGGCCGCGGCCGACATTCGCATGACCCCTTCCATGGCTCTCACGCCCCCGCAGGGCGAGTTCGACAGCGACGGCATGGACGTCAACGTGCGAGGACCAG ATGGCTTCACGCCGCTCATGCTGGCATCGTTCTGCGGTGGAGGCCTGGAGCCCGAGGTGGCGGAGGACGATGACTCGGAGGAGTCTTCCGCCAACATCATATCGGACCTCATCTACCAGGGCGCTTCCCTGGGGGCCCAGACGGACCGCACGGGCGAGACGGCGCTGCACCTGGCCGCCCGCTACGCCCGTGCTGATGCCGCCAAACGGCTGCTGGACGCCGGCGCCGACGCCAACGCGCAGGACAACACGGGCCGCACGCCCCTCCACGCCGCCGTGGCCGCGGACGCGCAGGGCGTCTTCCAG ATTCTGATCAGGACGCGGGCGACGGACCTGGACGCGCGCATGCACGACGGCTCCACGGCCCTGATCCTGGCGGCCCGGCTGGCGGTGGAGGGCATGGTGGAGGAGCTCATCACATGTCACGCTGACGTCAACGCAGTAGACGAGCTGG GTAAATCGGCACTGCACTGGGCAGCAGCTGTTAATAATGTCGAAGCTACCATCGCACTTCTGAAGAATGGCGCGAACAAAGACATGCAGGACCTCAAG GAGGAGACGCCCCTCTTCTTGGCTGCCAGAGAGGGCAGCTGTGAGGCGGTGAAAGTGCTCCTGGCCCACTTCGCCAACCGGGAGATCACGGACCACATGGACCGGCTTCCGCGGGACATCGCTCAGGAGCGCATGCACCATGACATTGTCCAGCTGTTGGACGAGTACAACACGGCGCGGAGCCCGCCCAACCACGCCCACGCCGCCCACCACCTCACCGCCAGCCACGCGCTCTCGCCGCTCATGTGCCCGCCGGGCAGCTTTCTGCCCGCGCTAAAGACCACCCCGCAGGGCAAGAAGAGTCGGCGGCCCGCCGCCAAGGGTCTGGGCGGGCCGCACGCCGCCAGCCTGAAGGACTCGGTGAAGGCGCGCAGCAAGAAGCTGACTCTGGACATGCAGAGCGCGCTTCTGGAAAGTTCCGTCACGCTCTCGCCCGTCGACTCTCTGGACTCGCCCCGTGGGGGTGGGGGCGGTGCTGGGGGAGGTGCCAGCAACGCCGGCTACGTCACCAACCCGGCCTCACCCGCGGCCATGTCTTCGCCCGGTCTCTTCCACTCCTCCATGTCGGTGCCCAGCACCCCCATGGTGCACGGCGGCCTGCTCGACGGCACCGGCCCCTTCGCCGTGTCCCTCGCCGGCCTGAACGAGCTGACCGACGGCGGCCTCCCCATGCAGGGCCGCATCTCCATGGCCGGTGCGGGTGGCGTGGGCCAGAGCTCGCACGGCTACGTCCTCAGCGCCAACCAGATGGGCCTGGGCATGGGCCTGGTGAGCCCGGTCAGCGTGCCGTTCGACTGGCACCGCCTGCCGCCCACGTCGCAGTGCGGGCCCGTGGTGGGCATGGTGCACCCGGTGAGCAGCCAGGCGGGCATGCTCTTGCACCAGCAGCAGGTGTTCCGCAGCGCACCCATGCTACAGCCCACACCCATCTCCGGCGCTCCGCCCACGCTCAGCCCCGTCAAGCTGCCCTCCATCGCCGAGCAGCAGAACCAGCAGCTCCACGGCCACGCCCTGGTCGGCATGGGTTCGCCCACGCCCTCCACCCCACAGCCACagcctcctccacccttctaccagCAGGGCAACCCCCAGACCCAGCAGGGCAACCCCCAGCCCCAGCAGGGCAACCCCCAACCCCAGCAGCCTCCGCAGACCCCAACAACCCCACAGGTCTCGCAGAGCCTCCCCTCCCAAGCCTCGCAAGCACCCCCAGCACAGGCCAGCGGCAGCGGCAGCACGGGATTGGAGGATTACCCCACCCCGCCTTCCCAGCACAGCTACTCCACCACACCCAAGCATTACTTGCGCCTCCCGAGCGAGCACCCCTATCTAACGCCCTCTCCTGAGTCGCCGGAGCCCTGgtccagcccctcccctcaCTGCGTGTCTGACTGGTCTGACTCCACCCCCAGCCCGGCAGTCTCCGCCCCTGCCCAGACCCAGATCCCCCATGTTCCAGAGTCCAACGGGAAGATGCAAGTGTTTGCGTGA